The following coding sequences are from one Thermofilaceae archaeon window:
- a CDS encoding RuvB-like helicase has protein sequence MPALIRFERVSAHSHIKGLGVRDGNPLPVADGLVGQQEARRAAWIVVQMIKQGKMAGRAVLLAGPPGTGKTALAVAIARELGEDTPFVAISGSEIYSAELKKTEVLMRALRSAIGVRLREYRRVYEGLVKRLEVKFDRHPYNPWMQVPVEGTLTLKTTSEERTFTIDGSIVAEMLERGVSEGDVVWIDEETGRVYKVGRAAEAERRFDLSSARRVEIPKGPIVKEKEFVRTLTLHELDMMHSRGGTIFSLLFGGAEEREIPAEVRRSVDEAVKKWVDEGRAELLPGVLFIDDVHMLDIEAFSFLSRAMESELAPIIILASNRGFARIRGTDYESPHGIPLDLLDRLLIIETRAYTADEIREILKIRAAEEKVNLEDEALERLTQVGVERSLRYAVQLLTPAKVIAAQRGSDSVSVRDVEEAARLFVSVKESSLHLKQYEELFLR, from the coding sequence ATGCCCGCTCTAATCCGGTTCGAGAGGGTAAGCGCCCACAGCCATATTAAGGGACTGGGGGTTAGAGATGGTAACCCTCTCCCTGTCGCTGATGGGCTTGTTGGGCAGCAGGAGGCTCGACGAGCGGCTTGGATTGTCGTGCAAATGATCAAGCAGGGTAAGATGGCTGGGCGCGCTGTACTCCTCGCAGGCCCGCCAGGCACTGGTAAGACGGCTCTTGCCGTGGCCATCGCTCGGGAGCTGGGAGAGGATACTCCCTTCGTCGCTATTAGCGGCAGCGAGATCTACTCAGCCGAGCTGAAGAAGACGGAAGTGCTGATGAGGGCGCTGAGGTCGGCAATCGGTGTAAGGTTGAGAGAGTACCGGCGGGTTTACGAGGGCCTCGTCAAGAGGCTAGAGGTGAAGTTTGACAGACACCCCTACAACCCCTGGATGCAAGTGCCGGTTGAAGGCACGTTAACGTTGAAGACGACGAGCGAAGAGAGGACGTTCACGATCGACGGTAGCATCGTCGCTGAGATGCTTGAAAGAGGGGTGAGCGAGGGCGACGTCGTGTGGATTGACGAGGAGACAGGAAGGGTCTACAAGGTGGGTCGCGCGGCCGAAGCTGAGCGGAGGTTCGACCTTTCCTCAGCGAGAAGGGTTGAGATACCGAAAGGCCCCATAGTTAAGGAGAAGGAGTTCGTACGGACGCTGACGCTTCACGAGTTGGACATGATGCATTCGCGCGGTGGCACGATCTTCTCCCTACTCTTCGGGGGAGCAGAGGAGCGAGAGATTCCAGCTGAGGTTCGTCGCAGCGTTGATGAAGCTGTGAAAAAGTGGGTTGACGAGGGTAGGGCTGAACTGCTGCCCGGGGTCCTCTTCATAGATGACGTACACATGCTCGACATAGAGGCTTTCAGCTTCCTATCGCGGGCGATGGAGAGCGAGTTGGCGCCAATCATCATACTGGCCAGCAACCGGGGCTTTGCCAGGATAAGAGGAACCGATTACGAGTCGCCTCACGGGATACCCCTCGACCTCCTTGACAGGCTGCTTATCATAGAGACGAGAGCGTATACCGCCGATGAAATAAGAGAAATCCTCAAGATCCGAGCAGCAGAGGAGAAGGTAAATCTCGAAGATGAAGCCCTTGAACGCCTAACCCAGGTTGGAGTTGAAAGAAGCTTGCGTTACGCTGTGCAGCTGTTGACGCCCGCTAAGGTGATCGCAGCCCAGAGGGGGTCGGACTCCGTGAGCGTCAGGGATGTTGAGGAGGCAGCTAGGCTATTCGTGAGCGTTAAGGAGTCCTCCCTTCACTTGAAGCAGTACGAGGAGCTTTTCTTAAGATAA